Proteins found in one Halobaculum sp. MBLA0147 genomic segment:
- a CDS encoding geranylgeranyl reductase family protein → MYDFLVVGVGPAGARFARRAAEAGYDVLALEKGEVGEPLACSGHVSTDLWEYVPAEARERLFQNRIYGADFHVGGPGSDAHRFYEREEVSNVIDRVELDRTLADAARAAGADVREGHTVTDVTEHTDRVSVAASTADGTESFAARMVAGADGPVSRVRQQVGLPEPDERLHGVLAFTDEVDHADHVDVHLTAPRFFAWRIPRGEAGVEYGLAAPPSEDVSAMFDRLTAAYDVDTDRFCSGAIPIGPPAETTSERVFLLGDAAGQTKPFTGGGILYGMRAADVAADVLDPTDRSTLDAYETAWREELATEIRLGHWLRRAYSLPEPVQRAGLWLLSGEIGVHMDEPSSFFSRENLAKLVGR, encoded by the coding sequence ATGTACGACTTCCTCGTCGTCGGTGTCGGCCCAGCCGGCGCGCGGTTCGCTCGTCGGGCGGCCGAGGCGGGGTACGACGTGCTCGCCTTGGAGAAGGGTGAGGTCGGGGAGCCGCTGGCCTGTTCGGGTCACGTGTCGACGGACCTGTGGGAGTACGTCCCCGCGGAGGCGCGCGAGCGACTGTTCCAGAACCGGATCTACGGCGCGGACTTCCACGTCGGCGGCCCCGGCAGCGACGCCCACCGCTTCTACGAGCGCGAGGAGGTGTCGAACGTGATCGACCGCGTCGAACTCGACCGCACGCTGGCCGACGCGGCGCGCGCGGCCGGCGCCGACGTCCGCGAGGGCCACACCGTCACCGACGTGACGGAACACACGGACCGCGTCTCCGTGGCGGCGAGCACCGCCGACGGGACGGAGTCGTTCGCCGCCCGGATGGTGGCCGGCGCCGACGGCCCGGTCTCGCGCGTCCGCCAGCAGGTCGGGCTGCCGGAGCCGGACGAGCGGCTCCACGGCGTGTTGGCGTTCACCGACGAGGTCGACCACGCGGACCACGTCGACGTCCACCTCACCGCGCCGCGGTTCTTCGCGTGGCGCATCCCGCGCGGCGAGGCGGGCGTCGAGTACGGACTCGCCGCTCCGCCCAGCGAGGACGTGTCGGCGATGTTCGACCGGCTCACGGCGGCGTACGACGTGGACACCGATCGCTTCTGTTCGGGGGCGATCCCGATCGGACCGCCGGCGGAGACGACGAGCGAGCGGGTGTTCCTGCTCGGCGACGCGGCGGGGCAGACGAAGCCGTTCACCGGCGGCGGTATCCTCTACGGGATGCGAGCCGCGGACGTGGCCGCCGACGTGCTCGACCCGACGGACCGCTCGACGCTGGACGCCTACGAGACCGCCTGGCGCGAGGAGTTGGCGACGGAGATCCGACTCGGCCACTGGCTGCGGCGCGCGTACTCGCTGCCGGAGCCGGTCCAGCGAGCCGGCCTGTGGCTGTTGTCCGGCGAGATCGGCGTCCACATGGACGAGCCCTCCTCGTTCTTCTCGCGAGAGAACCTCGCGAAGCTCGTCGGGCGCTGA
- a CDS encoding WD40/YVTN/BNR-like repeat-containing protein, with translation MTTIHAATRGGYRRVVLDETGTAASAETSAVADATATDDATPAATSPETVESALDGHALECVAVHPDRPERVFVGTFESGLWWSTDGGHSFERVGTDGGRRAGSDRRPGGDHDRIEPDAVTAVAVAPEAPDEVWVGTEPSRVYRSTDGGTTWTERDGLTDLDSASEWSFPPRPHTHHVRWLEPAPRRVGGETDGASGADRWYVAVEAGALVRTHDGGATWLDRVPDGPLDTHTVATHPDAPDRAWVAAGDGVAVTTDGGATWDYPETGLDRTYCWSVAVDAADPERVLLSAARSAREAHTADRAETYVYRREGDGPWERLDDAGLPVGPGVTRPVVARGTVGGEFYALSNRGLWRTADGGDSWRGVSVEWPAGIHEQTARGLVVVDER, from the coding sequence GTGACGACGATCCACGCGGCGACACGCGGCGGCTACCGACGGGTCGTACTCGACGAGACGGGAACGGCGGCGTCGGCCGAGACGAGCGCAGTGGCCGACGCGACGGCGACGGACGACGCGACCCCCGCTGCGACGAGCCCCGAGACCGTCGAGAGCGCACTCGACGGCCACGCACTGGAGTGCGTTGCGGTCCACCCGGACCGCCCAGAGCGGGTGTTCGTCGGGACGTTCGAGTCCGGTCTGTGGTGGTCGACGGACGGCGGGCACTCGTTCGAGCGTGTCGGGACGGACGGTGGCCGGAGGGCCGGGAGTGACCGCCGACCGGGCGGCGACCACGACCGGATCGAACCGGACGCCGTGACCGCCGTCGCCGTCGCACCCGAGGCACCCGACGAGGTGTGGGTCGGGACGGAACCCTCGCGCGTCTACCGCTCGACGGACGGCGGGACGACGTGGACGGAACGCGACGGGCTGACAGATCTCGACTCCGCGAGCGAGTGGTCGTTCCCACCCCGCCCGCACACCCACCACGTGCGGTGGCTCGAACCGGCACCGCGGCGAGTGGGCGGAGAGACGGACGGCGCGAGCGGCGCCGACCGCTGGTACGTCGCCGTCGAGGCGGGGGCACTGGTCCGGACGCACGACGGCGGCGCGACGTGGCTGGATCGCGTCCCCGACGGGCCACTCGACACGCACACGGTCGCGACACACCCCGACGCGCCGGACCGGGCGTGGGTGGCGGCCGGCGACGGGGTCGCCGTGACGACGGACGGCGGCGCGACGTGGGACTACCCAGAGACGGGACTCGATCGGACGTACTGCTGGAGCGTCGCCGTCGACGCCGCCGACCCCGAGCGCGTGCTCCTCTCGGCGGCCCGCTCCGCTCGCGAGGCACACACCGCCGACCGCGCCGAGACGTACGTCTACCGCCGCGAGGGTGACGGCCCGTGGGAGCGACTGGACGACGCCGGGCTCCCCGTCGGACCAGGTGTCACGCGGCCGGTGGTGGCCCGCGGGACCGTCGGCGGGGAGTTCTACGCGCTGTCGAACCGGGGCCTGTGGCGCACGGCCGACGGCGGCGACAGTTGGCGGGGGGTGTCGGTGGAGTGGCCCGCGGGTATTCACGAGCAGACCGCGCGTGGGTTGGTCGTCGTGGACGAACGGTGA
- the uvrA gene encoding excinuclease ABC subunit UvrA, whose amino-acid sequence MSKDFVEVRGAEEHNLKDVDVEIPREQFTVVTGLSGSGKSSLAFETIYAEGQRRYIESLSAYARNFLGQMDKPQVESVEGLSPAISIDQKNAANNPRSTVGTVTELHDYLRLLYARVGTPHCPECGREVGEQSAQQMVRRLLEVPEGTRAEIAAPVVRDQKGAFEDLFEELAGEGYTRVEVDGERYDLSLETPELDENYDHTVDVIVDRVKLRAEDRSRITDSVETALDEADGTMKVILPDPPEAVTSGEIDVGTQSRSTGDLADDAETDAATTDRVLVEFSEDLACTHCGIDFSPIETRSFSFNSPYGACPECEGIGSTKEVDPDLVVQDTSKPLKNVFEPWSYNRSYYRTRIDNVAEHFGVSVETPFEELDESIREQFLWGTDRQVEFTRQTKDGVRRKTKRFEGVIPNLERRHVETDSDNTREHIEEFMAVTTCPECEGTRLKPQSRSVLVDDTAITDVNRLSIGDALEHFEGMESSLTDRERTIAEEILKEIRARLGFMEEVGLEYLTLDREAATLSGGESQRIRLATQVGSGLVGVLYVLDEPSIGLHQRDNDRLLNTLEGLRDLGNTLLVVEHDEETMRRADNIVDMGPGPGKDGGEVVVQGDFEDVIDCEASITGDYLAGREEIAVPDERREADGELVIRGARQHNLSDLDVSIPVGQFTTITGVSGSGKSTLMHDVLYKGLAREMNDNTEVDPGDHDGIDGTDEIENVRLIDQSPIGRTPRSNPATYTNVFDHIRELFAETELSKQRGYEKGRFSFNVKGGRCEECGGQGTVKIEMNFLSDVYVPCEECDGARYNDETLDVTYKGETISDVLDMSVSEAASFFESHSGLSRRLELLEDVGLGYMRLGQPSTTLSGGEAQRVKLAEELGKRDSGDTLYLLDEPTTGLHKADERKLIDVLHRLTDKGNTVVVIEHELDLVKNADNVIDLGPEGGEHGGQIVATGTPEEVARDDDSHTGRYLRDLLPDVDREGPRADRRLPAKEDDGEEAEAPPATDD is encoded by the coding sequence ATGAGCAAGGACTTCGTCGAGGTGCGTGGTGCGGAGGAGCACAATCTCAAAGACGTCGACGTGGAGATCCCACGCGAGCAGTTCACCGTCGTCACCGGGCTGTCGGGGTCGGGGAAGTCGTCGCTGGCGTTCGAGACGATCTACGCCGAGGGACAACGCCGCTACATCGAGTCGCTGTCGGCGTACGCCCGCAACTTCCTCGGGCAGATGGACAAACCGCAAGTCGAGAGCGTCGAGGGCCTCTCGCCGGCGATCTCCATCGACCAGAAGAACGCCGCCAACAACCCGCGGTCGACGGTCGGCACCGTCACGGAACTCCACGACTACCTGCGACTGCTGTACGCCCGCGTCGGTACGCCACACTGTCCGGAGTGTGGCCGCGAGGTGGGTGAACAGAGCGCCCAGCAGATGGTCCGCCGCCTGCTGGAGGTGCCCGAGGGGACCCGCGCCGAGATCGCCGCGCCGGTGGTGCGCGACCAGAAGGGGGCCTTCGAAGATCTGTTCGAGGAGTTGGCCGGCGAGGGGTACACCCGCGTCGAGGTGGACGGCGAGCGGTACGACCTCTCGCTGGAGACGCCGGAGTTGGACGAGAACTACGACCACACGGTGGACGTGATCGTCGACCGCGTGAAACTCCGCGCCGAGGACCGCTCGCGGATCACCGACTCCGTCGAGACCGCCCTCGACGAGGCCGACGGGACGATGAAGGTGATCCTGCCGGACCCGCCGGAGGCGGTGACCAGCGGCGAGATCGACGTGGGGACACAGTCGCGGTCGACCGGCGACCTCGCGGACGACGCCGAGACGGACGCGGCGACGACGGACCGCGTGCTCGTGGAGTTCTCCGAGGACCTGGCGTGTACCCACTGTGGGATCGACTTCTCGCCGATCGAGACGCGGTCGTTCTCGTTCAACTCCCCGTACGGCGCGTGTCCGGAGTGTGAGGGGATCGGCTCGACGAAGGAGGTCGACCCGGACCTCGTCGTGCAAGACACCTCGAAGCCGCTGAAGAACGTCTTCGAGCCGTGGAGCTACAACCGCTCGTACTACCGCACGCGGATCGACAACGTCGCCGAACACTTCGGCGTGAGCGTCGAGACGCCCTTCGAGGAGTTGGACGAGTCGATCCGCGAGCAGTTCCTCTGGGGCACCGACCGACAGGTGGAGTTCACCCGCCAGACGAAGGACGGCGTCCGCCGGAAGACGAAGCGGTTCGAGGGTGTGATCCCGAACTTGGAGCGGCGACACGTCGAGACGGACTCCGACAACACCCGCGAGCACATCGAGGAGTTCATGGCCGTCACCACCTGCCCGGAGTGTGAGGGGACGCGACTCAAGCCGCAGTCGCGGTCGGTGCTCGTCGACGACACCGCGATCACCGACGTGAATCGCCTGTCGATCGGCGACGCCCTGGAGCACTTCGAGGGGATGGAGTCGTCGTTGACCGACCGGGAGCGGACCATCGCCGAGGAGATCCTCAAGGAGATCCGCGCCCGGCTCGGCTTCATGGAGGAGGTCGGGCTGGAGTACCTCACGCTCGACCGCGAGGCGGCGACGCTGTCGGGCGGCGAGAGCCAGCGCATCCGGCTGGCGACGCAGGTCGGCTCCGGGTTGGTGGGGGTGTTGTACGTGCTCGACGAGCCGTCCATCGGGCTCCACCAGCGGGACAACGACCGGCTGTTGAACACGCTGGAGGGGTTGCGCGACCTGGGCAACACCCTCCTCGTGGTCGAACACGACGAGGAGACGATGCGACGGGCGGACAACATCGTCGACATGGGTCCCGGGCCGGGGAAGGACGGCGGCGAGGTCGTCGTGCAGGGCGACTTCGAAGACGTGATCGACTGCGAGGCGTCGATCACCGGCGACTACCTCGCGGGGCGCGAGGAGATCGCCGTCCCCGACGAGCGCCGCGAGGCCGACGGGGAGTTGGTGATCCGCGGCGCCCGCCAACACAACCTCTCGGATCTCGACGTGTCGATCCCGGTGGGGCAGTTCACCACGATCACGGGGGTGTCCGGCTCCGGGAAGTCGACGCTGATGCACGACGTGTTGTACAAGGGGCTCGCCCGCGAGATGAACGACAACACGGAGGTCGACCCCGGCGACCACGACGGGATCGACGGCACCGACGAGATCGAGAACGTCCGACTGATCGACCAGTCGCCCATCGGGCGGACGCCGCGGTCGAACCCGGCGACGTACACCAACGTCTTCGACCACATCCGCGAGCTGTTCGCGGAGACGGAGCTGTCGAAGCAGCGCGGCTACGAGAAGGGGCGCTTCTCGTTCAACGTGAAGGGCGGTCGCTGCGAGGAGTGTGGTGGTCAGGGGACGGTCAAGATCGAGATGAACTTCCTCTCGGACGTGTACGTCCCCTGCGAGGAGTGTGACGGCGCCCGGTACAACGACGAGACGCTGGACGTGACCTACAAAGGCGAGACGATCTCGGACGTACTCGACATGTCCGTCTCCGAAGCGGCGTCGTTCTTCGAGAGTCACTCGGGCCTCTCGCGACGGCTCGAACTACTGGAAGACGTCGGGCTCGGGTACATGCGCCTGGGCCAGCCGTCGACGACGCTCTCGGGCGGGGAGGCACAACGCGTCAAACTCGCCGAGGAGTTGGGCAAGCGCGACTCCGGGGACACGCTGTACCTACTGGACGAGCCGACGACGGGACTCCACAAGGCCGACGAGCGGAAGCTGATCGACGTGCTCCACCGGCTGACGGACAAGGGCAACACCGTCGTCGTGATCGAGCACGAACTCGACCTGGTGAAGAACGCGGACAACGTGATCGACCTCGGCCCGGAGGGTGGCGAGCACGGCGGTCAGATCGTCGCCACCGGCACGCCCGAGGAGGTCGCCCGCGACGACGACTCTCACACCGGGCGGTACCTGCGGGACCTGCTGCCTGACGTGGACCGCGAGGGGCCGCGTGCGGACCGGCGGCTCCCGGCGAAGGAAGACGACGGCGAAGAGGCGGAGGCGCCGCCCGCGACGGACGACTGA
- the dpsA gene encoding DNA starvation/stationary phase protection protein DpsA translates to MSTQKSVRATVDSVEASEALRLDQEKTEELVAALNSDLAATYVLYFQLKKHHWNVEGAEFRDIHEYLGEAAEDAEEAADELAERAQALGGVPLSRGAQLEERAPVEPEGDDVYDIRTSLRNDMEMYGEIIEQMRDHVELAQGLGDHATAELLRQHLLTVEEHAHHLEHYLEDDTLVSEETLN, encoded by the coding sequence ATGAGCACACAGAAGTCCGTCAGAGCGACCGTCGACAGCGTGGAAGCGAGCGAGGCGCTGCGCCTCGATCAGGAGAAGACCGAAGAACTCGTGGCCGCACTCAACAGCGACCTCGCGGCGACGTACGTCCTCTACTTCCAGTTGAAGAAGCACCACTGGAACGTCGAGGGTGCGGAGTTCCGCGACATCCACGAGTACCTCGGCGAGGCCGCCGAAGACGCCGAAGAGGCCGCGGACGAACTCGCCGAACGCGCACAGGCGCTGGGTGGTGTCCCGCTCTCGCGTGGCGCGCAACTCGAGGAGCGCGCACCCGTCGAGCCGGAGGGTGACGACGTGTACGACATCCGTACGTCGCTGCGCAACGACATGGAGATGTACGGCGAGATCATCGAGCAGATGCGCGACCACGTGGAACTCGCGCAGGGGCTGGGCGACCACGCCACCGCCGAACTGCTCCGCCAGCACCTCCTGACGGTGGAGGAACACGCCCACCACCTCGAACACTACCTCGAGGACGACACGCTCGTCTCCGAGGAGACACTGAACTGA
- a CDS encoding RNA-guided endonuclease InsQ/TnpB family protein, whose protein sequence is MQRTVSTTVRVKLHSLTNRKADLLAREYEAFQTEVHGGHANLYSATDQQASKVQRQKDPNPDTQQPVVLRNDVFDVAHDEETVLSSWWVKVPVYDPERGRGNSIWCPAHVPRKDEQLVREGDIRDSELVRRDGEWYVHLVVKRSVTVQDEYDDVLAIDMGARWVATCAFLSDRKTTFYGEEVRRIREHYKQLRKSIGKAKPRQGQQVLKRIGDAEARKVDDRLHKIARQIVADAEKRNAVIVVGDLGGIRNDNDKGRYVNDKTHKMPFARLLNYIEYKAHDAGIDVQLVEEYDTSQTCNRCACEGVRETQGRFECPECGLDDNADKNGALNIGKRALGKFSKPLSEAGAVLTQPETQVIVQRDDEPANLPLLVDSTPSEGTPRL, encoded by the coding sequence ATGCAACGGACCGTCTCGACCACGGTGCGGGTCAAACTCCACTCGCTGACTAACAGGAAGGCTGACCTGCTCGCCCGTGAGTACGAGGCATTCCAGACCGAGGTTCACGGTGGACATGCCAACCTCTACTCTGCGACCGACCAGCAGGCGTCGAAAGTCCAGCGACAGAAAGACCCGAACCCCGACACCCAACAGCCTGTCGTTCTCCGCAACGACGTGTTCGACGTAGCTCACGACGAGGAGACCGTTCTCTCGTCGTGGTGGGTCAAAGTCCCCGTCTACGACCCCGAGCGCGGACGGGGCAACTCTATCTGGTGTCCCGCCCACGTCCCGCGAAAGGACGAACAACTCGTCCGTGAGGGCGATATTCGGGACAGCGAACTGGTGCGCCGTGACGGTGAGTGGTACGTCCACCTCGTCGTGAAACGGTCTGTGACCGTCCAAGACGAGTACGACGACGTGCTGGCTATCGACATGGGTGCACGCTGGGTCGCTACCTGCGCGTTCCTCTCCGACCGCAAAACCACCTTCTACGGTGAGGAAGTCCGTCGCATCCGCGAACACTACAAGCAACTGCGGAAGTCCATCGGGAAGGCGAAACCCCGACAGGGACAGCAAGTGCTCAAGCGTATCGGTGACGCGGAAGCGCGGAAGGTGGACGACCGCCTCCACAAGATTGCTCGCCAAATCGTGGCAGACGCCGAGAAGCGGAACGCGGTCATCGTCGTGGGCGACCTCGGCGGGATTCGCAATGACAACGACAAAGGACGGTACGTCAACGACAAGACCCACAAGATGCCGTTCGCCCGCCTGCTGAACTACATCGAGTACAAGGCCCACGACGCGGGTATCGACGTGCAGTTGGTCGAAGAGTACGACACGTCGCAGACGTGCAACCGCTGTGCTTGCGAGGGCGTCCGTGAGACGCAAGGACGGTTTGAGTGTCCCGAATGTGGCCTTGACGACAACGCCGACAAGAATGGTGCGCTGAATATTGGCAAACGAGCCTTGGGCAAGTTCTCGAAACCGCTGTCCGAGGCGGGGGCTGTACTGACACAGCCCGAAACGCAGGTCATCGTCCAGCGTGACGACGAACCTGCGAACCTCCCGCTACTCGTGGATTCAACCCCCAGTGAGGGAACCCCACGGCTTTAG
- a CDS encoding winged helix-turn-helix domain-containing protein, with protein sequence MAEAIDEDGRDHGDEQPETGWRVVAENPSLVRMVDGLLSLPPRREFNKSELAEITGVSRRSVHTHLDTLRQLGVVEAVPDTSPARFRFDRDSDVSRALIELDAAVNRNGPNAE encoded by the coding sequence ATGGCCGAAGCAATCGACGAAGACGGCCGGGATCACGGCGACGAGCAGCCAGAGACCGGGTGGCGTGTCGTGGCGGAGAATCCGAGTCTCGTTCGCATGGTCGATGGCCTCCTGTCACTGCCGCCGCGTCGCGAGTTCAACAAGTCTGAACTGGCGGAGATCACCGGAGTCAGTCGCCGCTCGGTCCACACACACCTCGACACGCTGCGACAGTTGGGCGTGGTCGAGGCGGTCCCCGACACCTCCCCAGCGCGCTTCCGGTTCGACAGAGACAGCGACGTGTCGCGGGCACTGATCGAACTCGACGCGGCGGTCAACCGGAACGGGCCCAACGCCGAGTAG
- the tnpA gene encoding IS200/IS605 family transposase has product MSRGFDRERTSVHKLQYHFIWCPKYRKSVLEGEVRDRLEGLIEGKADELDLEILELAIRPDHVHLFITGDPMLAPNKIMQQVKGYSSRRLRDEFDFGLPSLWTRSYFVSSAGDVSSEVIEEYIDAQAGE; this is encoded by the coding sequence GTGTCTCGTGGGTTCGACAGGGAACGTACCAGCGTCCACAAACTCCAGTATCACTTCATCTGGTGCCCGAAATACCGCAAATCGGTGCTTGAGGGTGAGGTACGTGACCGTCTCGAAGGACTCATCGAGGGGAAAGCCGACGAACTGGACCTCGAAATCTTGGAGTTGGCGATTCGCCCCGACCACGTACACCTGTTCATCACGGGCGACCCGATGCTCGCCCCGAACAAGATAATGCAGCAGGTCAAGGGCTACTCCTCGCGCCGACTTCGAGACGAGTTCGACTTCGGCCTCCCGTCGCTGTGGACGCGCTCGTACTTCGTCTCAAGTGCGGGCGACGTATCTAGCGAAGTCATCGAGGAGTACATCGACGCCCAAGCAGGTGAGTAG
- a CDS encoding isochorismate synthase MenF: MNTPDRESSRRPSSTGRLVSRSRAVADVSFPAFLADSDAPRVLWASPAGLELVGAGATARLTATGPDRFDTLREGARTLFADADHRGPAVTRPRVVGGLSFDADHEPIPPWEGFAAASFVLPAVQLTRDDGATYLTVTDYGPDADPAALDDRLDTVAERLDALPMMQASGGPPGVAARRWLTDREDWIDQVERAVDRIADGELLKVVLATALSVELYEPVSVPAVLERLRRTYPDCYRFLVQPTDGGAFFGPPPERLVELQGRDVRTEALAGSMPRGETPEADAEHARSLLDSEKIQHEQGLVAETIREQLSTYGGVTVGEQGVRKLTNIQHLQTPITATLAADEHVLTLVEALHPTPAVGGLPLDRALRTIGETESFDRGWYASPVGWFDADGDGEFAVGIRSGLADGSSATLFAGNGIVGDSDPAAEWEELQPKVRPILDELTADE, translated from the coding sequence ATGAACACGCCGGACCGAGAGTCGTCGCGCCGGCCGTCGTCGACGGGACGGCTGGTGAGTCGGAGTCGGGCCGTGGCGGACGTGTCGTTTCCGGCGTTCCTCGCCGACAGCGACGCGCCACGGGTCCTCTGGGCCTCGCCGGCGGGACTCGAACTCGTCGGCGCGGGCGCCACGGCGCGACTGACGGCGACCGGTCCGGACCGCTTCGACACGCTCCGCGAGGGCGCACGGACACTGTTCGCGGACGCCGACCACCGCGGCCCGGCGGTCACCCGCCCGCGGGTCGTCGGCGGCCTCTCGTTCGACGCCGACCACGAGCCGATCCCGCCGTGGGAGGGGTTCGCCGCCGCGTCGTTCGTCCTCCCGGCGGTCCAACTCACCCGCGACGACGGCGCGACGTACCTCACGGTCACCGACTACGGCCCCGACGCCGATCCGGCGGCACTGGACGACCGCCTCGACACGGTCGCGGAGCGACTCGACGCGCTCCCGATGATGCAGGCCAGCGGCGGCCCACCGGGGGTCGCCGCCCGCCGGTGGCTCACGGACCGCGAGGACTGGATCGACCAGGTCGAACGCGCCGTCGACCGCATCGCCGACGGGGAGCTGCTGAAGGTCGTGCTGGCGACCGCACTCTCCGTGGAGTTGTACGAACCCGTCTCGGTGCCGGCGGTGCTCGAACGGCTCCGGCGGACCTACCCCGACTGTTACCGTTTCCTCGTCCAACCGACAGATGGCGGGGCGTTCTTCGGCCCGCCCCCAGAGCGACTCGTCGAACTCCAGGGACGCGACGTGCGGACGGAGGCGCTCGCGGGGTCGATGCCACGCGGCGAGACGCCGGAGGCGGACGCCGAGCACGCCCGGTCGCTGTTGGACAGCGAGAAGATCCAACACGAGCAGGGGCTCGTCGCGGAGACGATCCGCGAGCAGTTGTCGACGTACGGCGGCGTGACCGTCGGCGAGCAGGGGGTCCGGAAGCTGACGAACATCCAACACCTCCAGACGCCGATCACGGCGACACTGGCGGCAGACGAACACGTGCTCACGCTCGTCGAGGCACTCCACCCGACGCCGGCGGTCGGCGGGTTGCCGCTCGACCGTGCACTGCGGACGATCGGCGAGACGGAGTCGTTCGACCGCGGTTGGTACGCCTCGCCAGTCGGCTGGTTCGACGCCGACGGCGACGGGGAGTTCGCGGTCGGCATCCGCTCGGGACTGGCCGACGGCTCCTCGGCGACGCTGTTCGCCGGCAACGGCATCGTCGGCGACAGCGACCCGGCCGCCGAGTGGGAGGAACTCCAACCGAAGGTGCGGCCCATCCTCGACGAGTTGACCGCGGACGAGTAG
- a CDS encoding DUF3368 domain-containing protein gives MTGDGRQLLVDASVVIRLTQVRELSLLEHIDGRACFPNSVVREVSDEPAATRLDSVLDETGWAETCERPPKSTLSTAAVHLYGDGVDDVDFDEPEADIELLACALQNEVKTVVVSDDMPLRETCKALSVSVTGSFGVLIRAVECGALEAEAARERLYAMDEVDARLSATLVRRVERQIEEAEPD, from the coding sequence ATGACGGGAGACGGACGGCAGCTACTCGTCGATGCGAGTGTCGTTATCAGACTCACCCAGGTACGTGAACTCTCTCTGCTGGAACACATCGACGGTCGCGCATGTTTCCCGAATTCGGTGGTCAGAGAGGTTTCGGATGAGCCTGCAGCTACGCGACTCGACAGTGTCCTCGACGAGACTGGCTGGGCGGAAACGTGCGAGCGACCTCCCAAATCGACGCTCTCGACTGCGGCAGTCCACCTCTACGGCGATGGAGTCGACGATGTAGACTTCGACGAACCAGAAGCCGATATCGAACTGCTCGCCTGTGCACTTCAGAACGAAGTGAAGACCGTCGTCGTCAGTGACGATATGCCGTTACGAGAGACGTGCAAGGCACTTTCCGTCTCGGTGACCGGATCGTTCGGCGTTCTGATCCGTGCAGTCGAGTGCGGAGCACTGGAGGCCGAGGCCGCGCGGGAACGACTGTACGCGATGGACGAAGTAGATGCACGTCTGAGTGCGACTCTTGTTCGACGTGTGGAGCGGCAGATCGAAGAAGCAGAACCAGACTGA
- a CDS encoding UPF0175 family protein, giving the protein MKNITTRMDDDDIDMLDRLATERDESRSEAVRTAIRRGAREELIRVALQRYREGSVGMRGAADIAGLSIAEMMREANERGVMLNYDESDIESDVDALR; this is encoded by the coding sequence ATGAAGAACATCACTACCCGGATGGACGACGACGACATAGATATGCTGGACCGGTTGGCCACCGAGCGAGACGAGAGCCGGAGTGAGGCGGTCAGAACAGCCATCAGACGTGGAGCACGTGAGGAACTGATCAGAGTCGCTCTCCAGCGATACCGTGAGGGAAGTGTTGGGATGCGAGGCGCTGCAGACATTGCGGGATTGAGTATCGCCGAAATGATGCGAGAGGCGAACGAGCGGGGCGTGATGTTGAATTACGACGAGTCCGACATCGAGTCGGATGTCGACGCACTTCGATGA